In one window of Nicotiana tabacum cultivar K326 chromosome 12, ASM71507v2, whole genome shotgun sequence DNA:
- the LOC107827318 gene encoding uncharacterized protein LOC107827318 — MCPLQVHSWKNIGEDKLEHMWRAVTYKFDSDDMNHQRDHVLNHMKKLWTNWRGSLHRYVKFKPLHEALKDVPKEVDKSGLEWLVKEHFLSEKFKGCKDGNLPNMATIFFETHKKEDTLVEPEASKIYTEIQEVVQFEPSLTNIEVIERCFGPQNKSHVVGLGGGITTKELKGGSFSKAAILVELNATRKEKESLQTELNATKNAKESLEKYMDDFESKYDHLISLLFFKSTKYKLKYLIGAQAFYQFLHDEYP, encoded by the exons ATGTGTCCGTTGCAAGTACATTCATGGAAGAACATCGGAGAAGATAAGCTGGAACACATGTGGCGAGCTGTTACA TACAAATTTGACAGTGATGACATGAATCATCAAAGAGATCATGTCTTAAACCATATGAAAAAGTTATGGACCAATTGGAGAGGATCATTGCACAGGTATGTGAAGTTTAAGCCATTGCATGAAGCTCTAAAAGATGTCCCGAAGGAGGTAGACAAGAGTGGTTTGGAATGGTTGGTCAAGGAACATTTTTTAAGTGAAAAATTTAAG GGATGCAAAGACGGTAATCTACCGAACATGGCGACTATCTTCTTTGAGACTCACAAGAAAGAAGACACGCTTGTAGAACCTGAAGCTAGTAAAATATAT aCTGAAATACAAGAGGTGGTACAATTTGAGCCATCTCTTACGAATATCGAGGTAATAGAAAGGTGTTTCGGACCTCAAAATAAGAGTCATGTGGTTGGATTAGGGGGTGGTATAACCACTAAGGAGTTGAAAGGCGGTAGCTTCTCAAAGGCTGCAATACTGGTTGAGCTGAATGCAACtcgaaaagaaaaagaatcacTACAGACCGAGCTGAATGCAACTAAAAACGCAAAAGAATCTCTGGAAAAATATATGGACGACTTTGAGTCTAAGTATGATCATCTTATAAGCTTACTGTTCTTCAAGTCAACAAAGTACAAGTTGAAGTATTTAATAGGTGCGCAAGCTTTCTACCAATTTTTACATGATGAATATCCTTAA